Proteins from a single region of Paramormyrops kingsleyae isolate MSU_618 chromosome 9, PKINGS_0.4, whole genome shotgun sequence:
- the gmeb1 gene encoding glucocorticoid modulatory element-binding protein 1 isoform X3 has product MQQDPGELAMADAELAVSVGDLVMVKGDDGKPKTQVILQLQPITQGMCEDSAETETAVVAVDTHQDDVPAEGEVEYGYPITCGDSKAILLFKKFVCPGINVKCVKYNDQLISPKQFVHLAGKATLKDWKRAIRLGGVMLRKMMDSGQIDFYQHDTVCTNTCRSTKFDLLINNTRFPPQGSALPTSTSPQGNGSQVATAEERQEEISAASVEWSPSVAGAVTAAADVEGKKDAEEISEETLNFWKGIADVGLMGEVVSNIRTELLALLRGVQLRSGQAALQEPDSVPDAAVLHSLAQMFGLLDCVKRALQNRRSQAGQNQELLHSTLVELERQLEEQKKQAQDWRPRSQPSVALVPLAGSSKPPAPKRPRLQRPASTSVLSVSPSQQQVHQITVLSPITMSSAGQSFSIAGLPVTTLGQLPAGTQLVTRYAMGAGHTKADSVTLHPSSSLTLLSAAAMANQGQLGPVEIVHLAQEAEAGNGEDQQGGSADGEMVGGALLVQEGVGGEEEAQAHTTVIEIDPAPSDHATGVVGLRLGGEAAVVVQAEMEVMDGAEAEEEGGVVLQGGIEIVGGTEGNEEGGVVLQGGMEVVGGAEIDEEGEMVLHGGMAMVGGAETDAGLVVHAEMEELEHQEQLHSVEIVVIEDEVAK; this is encoded by the exons ATGCAACAG GACCCCGGGGAGCTGGCAATGGCCGACGCGGAGCTTGCCGTGTCAGTGGGGGACTTGGTGATGGTGAAGGGTGACGACGGCAAGCCCAAGACTCAGGTTATTCTGCAGCTTCAGCCAATCACGCAAGG GATGTGTGAGGACTCCGCTGAAACAGAAACTGCTGTTGTGGCAGTAGATACACACCAAG ACGATGTCCCTGCAGAAGGGGAAGTGGAGTACGGATACCCCATAACCTGTGGGGACAGCAAGGCCATCCTGCTGTTTAAGAAGTTTGTCTGCCCGGGAATCAATGTTAAATGTGTCAAG TACAATGACCAGCTGATCAGCCCCAAGCAGTTTGTGCACTTGGCTGGAAAAGCCACCCTTAAGGACTGGAAGAGGGCCATCCGGCTTGGGGGCGTCATGCTCAG AAAGATGATGGACTCTGGCCAGATTGACTTTTACCAGCATGACACCGTTTGCACCAACACCTGCCGCAGCACTAAGTTTGACCTGCTGATCAACAACACTCGCTTCCCCCCCCAGGGCAGTGCCCTGCCCACCTCCACATCCCCTCAAG GGAACGGAAGCCAGGTGGCCACAGCAGAAGAGAGGCAAGAGGAGATAAGTGCTGCCAgtgtggagtggagcccctctgTGGCTGGCGCTGTTACTGCAGCAGCTGATGTCGAGGGCAAGAAGGATGCTGAGGAGATCTCTG AGGAGACGCTGAACTTCTGGAAGGGCATTGCGGACGTGGGGCTGATGGGAGAGGTGGTGTCCAACATCCGCACAGAGCTGCTGGCCCTGCTGCGGGGCGTGCAGCTGCGGAGCGGACAGGCCGCGCTGCAGGAGCCCG ACTCTGTCCCAGATGCTGCCGTGCTCCACAGCCTGGCCCAGATGTTTGGGCTGCTGGACTGTGTGAAGCGAGCCCTGCAGAACCGGAGGAGCCAGGCAGGCCAGAACCAGGAGCTGCTCCACAGCACATTAGTGG AACTGGAGCGCCAGCTGGAGGAGCAGAAGAAGCAGGCGCAGGACTGGCGGCCCCGCTCCCAGCCCAGCGTGGCCCTTGTGCCGCTCGCTGGCTCCTCCAAGCCCCCGGCTCCCAAACGGCCCCGGCTGCAGCGGCCTGCCTCCACCAGCGTGCTCAGCGTGTCCCCTAGCCAGCAGCAGGTGCACCAGATCACCGTGCTCTCCCCCATCACCATGAGCTCCGCAGGCCAGTCATTCAGCATCGCTGGGCTGCCTGTGACCACGCTGGGCCAGCTGCCCGCCGGCACGCAGCTCGTCACCCGCTATGCCATGGGCGCAGGGCACACCAAGGCGGACTCCGTCACCCTCCACCCCTCCTCCAGCCTGACGCTGCTCAGTGCTGCCGCCATGGCCAACCAGGGCCAGCTTGGGCCTGTGGAGATCGTGCACCTGGCTCAGGAGGCAGAGGCGGGCAATGGTGAGGACCAGCAGGGCGGGTCTGCCGATGGGGAGATGGTGGGGGGTGCTCTGCTGGTGCAGGAGGGTGTCGGGGGAGAGGAGGAGGCACAAGCACACACCACTGTCATCGAGATTGACCCGGCGCCAAGCGACCACGCCACGGGGGTGGTGGGTTTGCGGCTGGGTGGCGAGGCTGCTGTGGTAGTCCAGGCCGAGATGGAGGTGATGGATGGGGCTGaggcggaggaggagggtgGAGTGGTACTGCAGGGTGGGATCGAGATTGTGGGTGGGACTGAGGGCAATGAAGAGGGCGGGGTGGTGCTGCAGGGCGGGATGGAAGTGGTGGGTGGAGCCGAGATCGATGAAGAAGGCGAGATGGTGCTGCACGGAGGAATGGCGATGGTGGGTGGGGCGGAGACGGATGCCGGGCTGGTCGTACACGCAGAGATGGAAGAGCTGGAGCATCAGGAGCAGCTGCACAGCGTGGAAATCGTGGTCATTGAGGACGAGGTGGCCAAGTGA
- the gmeb1 gene encoding glucocorticoid modulatory element-binding protein 1 isoform X1, with protein MLSEISGRQGCLRNSKADPGELAMADAELAVSVGDLVMVKGDDGKPKTQVILQLQPITQGMCEDSAETETAVVAVDTHQDDVPAEGEVEYGYPITCGDSKAILLFKKFVCPGINVKCVKYNDQLISPKQFVHLAGKATLKDWKRAIRLGGVMLRKMMDSGQIDFYQHDTVCTNTCRSTKFDLLINNTRFPPQGSALPTSTSPQGNGSQVATAEERQEEISAASVEWSPSVAGAVTAAADVEGKKDAEEISEETLNFWKGIADVGLMGEVVSNIRTELLALLRGVQLRSGQAALQEPDSVPDAAVLHSLAQMFGLLDCVKRALQNRRSQAGQNQELLHSTLVELERQLEEQKKQAQDWRPRSQPSVALVPLAGSSKPPAPKRPRLQRPASTSVLSVSPSQQQVHQITVLSPITMSSAGQSFSIAGLPVTTLGQLPAGTQLVTRYAMGAGHTKADSVTLHPSSSLTLLSAAAMANQGQLGPVEIVHLAQEAEAGNGEDQQGGSADGEMVGGALLVQEGVGGEEEAQAHTTVIEIDPAPSDHATGVVGLRLGGEAAVVVQAEMEVMDGAEAEEEGGVVLQGGIEIVGGTEGNEEGGVVLQGGMEVVGGAEIDEEGEMVLHGGMAMVGGAETDAGLVVHAEMEELEHQEQLHSVEIVVIEDEVAK; from the exons GACCCCGGGGAGCTGGCAATGGCCGACGCGGAGCTTGCCGTGTCAGTGGGGGACTTGGTGATGGTGAAGGGTGACGACGGCAAGCCCAAGACTCAGGTTATTCTGCAGCTTCAGCCAATCACGCAAGG GATGTGTGAGGACTCCGCTGAAACAGAAACTGCTGTTGTGGCAGTAGATACACACCAAG ACGATGTCCCTGCAGAAGGGGAAGTGGAGTACGGATACCCCATAACCTGTGGGGACAGCAAGGCCATCCTGCTGTTTAAGAAGTTTGTCTGCCCGGGAATCAATGTTAAATGTGTCAAG TACAATGACCAGCTGATCAGCCCCAAGCAGTTTGTGCACTTGGCTGGAAAAGCCACCCTTAAGGACTGGAAGAGGGCCATCCGGCTTGGGGGCGTCATGCTCAG AAAGATGATGGACTCTGGCCAGATTGACTTTTACCAGCATGACACCGTTTGCACCAACACCTGCCGCAGCACTAAGTTTGACCTGCTGATCAACAACACTCGCTTCCCCCCCCAGGGCAGTGCCCTGCCCACCTCCACATCCCCTCAAG GGAACGGAAGCCAGGTGGCCACAGCAGAAGAGAGGCAAGAGGAGATAAGTGCTGCCAgtgtggagtggagcccctctgTGGCTGGCGCTGTTACTGCAGCAGCTGATGTCGAGGGCAAGAAGGATGCTGAGGAGATCTCTG AGGAGACGCTGAACTTCTGGAAGGGCATTGCGGACGTGGGGCTGATGGGAGAGGTGGTGTCCAACATCCGCACAGAGCTGCTGGCCCTGCTGCGGGGCGTGCAGCTGCGGAGCGGACAGGCCGCGCTGCAGGAGCCCG ACTCTGTCCCAGATGCTGCCGTGCTCCACAGCCTGGCCCAGATGTTTGGGCTGCTGGACTGTGTGAAGCGAGCCCTGCAGAACCGGAGGAGCCAGGCAGGCCAGAACCAGGAGCTGCTCCACAGCACATTAGTGG AACTGGAGCGCCAGCTGGAGGAGCAGAAGAAGCAGGCGCAGGACTGGCGGCCCCGCTCCCAGCCCAGCGTGGCCCTTGTGCCGCTCGCTGGCTCCTCCAAGCCCCCGGCTCCCAAACGGCCCCGGCTGCAGCGGCCTGCCTCCACCAGCGTGCTCAGCGTGTCCCCTAGCCAGCAGCAGGTGCACCAGATCACCGTGCTCTCCCCCATCACCATGAGCTCCGCAGGCCAGTCATTCAGCATCGCTGGGCTGCCTGTGACCACGCTGGGCCAGCTGCCCGCCGGCACGCAGCTCGTCACCCGCTATGCCATGGGCGCAGGGCACACCAAGGCGGACTCCGTCACCCTCCACCCCTCCTCCAGCCTGACGCTGCTCAGTGCTGCCGCCATGGCCAACCAGGGCCAGCTTGGGCCTGTGGAGATCGTGCACCTGGCTCAGGAGGCAGAGGCGGGCAATGGTGAGGACCAGCAGGGCGGGTCTGCCGATGGGGAGATGGTGGGGGGTGCTCTGCTGGTGCAGGAGGGTGTCGGGGGAGAGGAGGAGGCACAAGCACACACCACTGTCATCGAGATTGACCCGGCGCCAAGCGACCACGCCACGGGGGTGGTGGGTTTGCGGCTGGGTGGCGAGGCTGCTGTGGTAGTCCAGGCCGAGATGGAGGTGATGGATGGGGCTGaggcggaggaggagggtgGAGTGGTACTGCAGGGTGGGATCGAGATTGTGGGTGGGACTGAGGGCAATGAAGAGGGCGGGGTGGTGCTGCAGGGCGGGATGGAAGTGGTGGGTGGAGCCGAGATCGATGAAGAAGGCGAGATGGTGCTGCACGGAGGAATGGCGATGGTGGGTGGGGCGGAGACGGATGCCGGGCTGGTCGTACACGCAGAGATGGAAGAGCTGGAGCATCAGGAGCAGCTGCACAGCGTGGAAATCGTGGTCATTGAGGACGAGGTGGCCAAGTGA
- the gmeb1 gene encoding glucocorticoid modulatory element-binding protein 1 isoform X2 yields the protein MLSEISGRQGCLRNSKADPGELAMADAELAVSVGDLVMVKGDDGKPKTQVILQLQPITQGMCEDSAETETAVVAVDTHQDDVPAEGEVEYGYPITCGDSKAILLFKKFVCPGINVKCVKYNDQLISPKQFVHLAGKATLKDWKRAIRLGGVMLRKMMDSGQIDFYQHDTVCTNTCRSTKFDLLINNTRFPPQGSALPTSTSPQGNGSQVATAEERQEEISAASVEWSPSVAGAVTAAADVEGKKDAEEISEETLNFWKGIADVGLMGEVVSNIRTELLALLRGVQLRSGQAALQEPDAAVLHSLAQMFGLLDCVKRALQNRRSQAGQNQELLHSTLVELERQLEEQKKQAQDWRPRSQPSVALVPLAGSSKPPAPKRPRLQRPASTSVLSVSPSQQQVHQITVLSPITMSSAGQSFSIAGLPVTTLGQLPAGTQLVTRYAMGAGHTKADSVTLHPSSSLTLLSAAAMANQGQLGPVEIVHLAQEAEAGNGEDQQGGSADGEMVGGALLVQEGVGGEEEAQAHTTVIEIDPAPSDHATGVVGLRLGGEAAVVVQAEMEVMDGAEAEEEGGVVLQGGIEIVGGTEGNEEGGVVLQGGMEVVGGAEIDEEGEMVLHGGMAMVGGAETDAGLVVHAEMEELEHQEQLHSVEIVVIEDEVAK from the exons GACCCCGGGGAGCTGGCAATGGCCGACGCGGAGCTTGCCGTGTCAGTGGGGGACTTGGTGATGGTGAAGGGTGACGACGGCAAGCCCAAGACTCAGGTTATTCTGCAGCTTCAGCCAATCACGCAAGG GATGTGTGAGGACTCCGCTGAAACAGAAACTGCTGTTGTGGCAGTAGATACACACCAAG ACGATGTCCCTGCAGAAGGGGAAGTGGAGTACGGATACCCCATAACCTGTGGGGACAGCAAGGCCATCCTGCTGTTTAAGAAGTTTGTCTGCCCGGGAATCAATGTTAAATGTGTCAAG TACAATGACCAGCTGATCAGCCCCAAGCAGTTTGTGCACTTGGCTGGAAAAGCCACCCTTAAGGACTGGAAGAGGGCCATCCGGCTTGGGGGCGTCATGCTCAG AAAGATGATGGACTCTGGCCAGATTGACTTTTACCAGCATGACACCGTTTGCACCAACACCTGCCGCAGCACTAAGTTTGACCTGCTGATCAACAACACTCGCTTCCCCCCCCAGGGCAGTGCCCTGCCCACCTCCACATCCCCTCAAG GGAACGGAAGCCAGGTGGCCACAGCAGAAGAGAGGCAAGAGGAGATAAGTGCTGCCAgtgtggagtggagcccctctgTGGCTGGCGCTGTTACTGCAGCAGCTGATGTCGAGGGCAAGAAGGATGCTGAGGAGATCTCTG AGGAGACGCTGAACTTCTGGAAGGGCATTGCGGACGTGGGGCTGATGGGAGAGGTGGTGTCCAACATCCGCACAGAGCTGCTGGCCCTGCTGCGGGGCGTGCAGCTGCGGAGCGGACAGGCCGCGCTGCAGGAGCCCG ATGCTGCCGTGCTCCACAGCCTGGCCCAGATGTTTGGGCTGCTGGACTGTGTGAAGCGAGCCCTGCAGAACCGGAGGAGCCAGGCAGGCCAGAACCAGGAGCTGCTCCACAGCACATTAGTGG AACTGGAGCGCCAGCTGGAGGAGCAGAAGAAGCAGGCGCAGGACTGGCGGCCCCGCTCCCAGCCCAGCGTGGCCCTTGTGCCGCTCGCTGGCTCCTCCAAGCCCCCGGCTCCCAAACGGCCCCGGCTGCAGCGGCCTGCCTCCACCAGCGTGCTCAGCGTGTCCCCTAGCCAGCAGCAGGTGCACCAGATCACCGTGCTCTCCCCCATCACCATGAGCTCCGCAGGCCAGTCATTCAGCATCGCTGGGCTGCCTGTGACCACGCTGGGCCAGCTGCCCGCCGGCACGCAGCTCGTCACCCGCTATGCCATGGGCGCAGGGCACACCAAGGCGGACTCCGTCACCCTCCACCCCTCCTCCAGCCTGACGCTGCTCAGTGCTGCCGCCATGGCCAACCAGGGCCAGCTTGGGCCTGTGGAGATCGTGCACCTGGCTCAGGAGGCAGAGGCGGGCAATGGTGAGGACCAGCAGGGCGGGTCTGCCGATGGGGAGATGGTGGGGGGTGCTCTGCTGGTGCAGGAGGGTGTCGGGGGAGAGGAGGAGGCACAAGCACACACCACTGTCATCGAGATTGACCCGGCGCCAAGCGACCACGCCACGGGGGTGGTGGGTTTGCGGCTGGGTGGCGAGGCTGCTGTGGTAGTCCAGGCCGAGATGGAGGTGATGGATGGGGCTGaggcggaggaggagggtgGAGTGGTACTGCAGGGTGGGATCGAGATTGTGGGTGGGACTGAGGGCAATGAAGAGGGCGGGGTGGTGCTGCAGGGCGGGATGGAAGTGGTGGGTGGAGCCGAGATCGATGAAGAAGGCGAGATGGTGCTGCACGGAGGAATGGCGATGGTGGGTGGGGCGGAGACGGATGCCGGGCTGGTCGTACACGCAGAGATGGAAGAGCTGGAGCATCAGGAGCAGCTGCACAGCGTGGAAATCGTGGTCATTGAGGACGAGGTGGCCAAGTGA
- the gmeb1 gene encoding glucocorticoid modulatory element-binding protein 1 isoform X4, translating to MADAELAVSVGDLVMVKGDDGKPKTQVILQLQPITQGMCEDSAETETAVVAVDTHQDDVPAEGEVEYGYPITCGDSKAILLFKKFVCPGINVKCVKYNDQLISPKQFVHLAGKATLKDWKRAIRLGGVMLRKMMDSGQIDFYQHDTVCTNTCRSTKFDLLINNTRFPPQGSALPTSTSPQGNGSQVATAEERQEEISAASVEWSPSVAGAVTAAADVEGKKDAEEISEETLNFWKGIADVGLMGEVVSNIRTELLALLRGVQLRSGQAALQEPDSVPDAAVLHSLAQMFGLLDCVKRALQNRRSQAGQNQELLHSTLVELERQLEEQKKQAQDWRPRSQPSVALVPLAGSSKPPAPKRPRLQRPASTSVLSVSPSQQQVHQITVLSPITMSSAGQSFSIAGLPVTTLGQLPAGTQLVTRYAMGAGHTKADSVTLHPSSSLTLLSAAAMANQGQLGPVEIVHLAQEAEAGNGEDQQGGSADGEMVGGALLVQEGVGGEEEAQAHTTVIEIDPAPSDHATGVVGLRLGGEAAVVVQAEMEVMDGAEAEEEGGVVLQGGIEIVGGTEGNEEGGVVLQGGMEVVGGAEIDEEGEMVLHGGMAMVGGAETDAGLVVHAEMEELEHQEQLHSVEIVVIEDEVAK from the exons ATGGCCGACGCGGAGCTTGCCGTGTCAGTGGGGGACTTGGTGATGGTGAAGGGTGACGACGGCAAGCCCAAGACTCAGGTTATTCTGCAGCTTCAGCCAATCACGCAAGG GATGTGTGAGGACTCCGCTGAAACAGAAACTGCTGTTGTGGCAGTAGATACACACCAAG ACGATGTCCCTGCAGAAGGGGAAGTGGAGTACGGATACCCCATAACCTGTGGGGACAGCAAGGCCATCCTGCTGTTTAAGAAGTTTGTCTGCCCGGGAATCAATGTTAAATGTGTCAAG TACAATGACCAGCTGATCAGCCCCAAGCAGTTTGTGCACTTGGCTGGAAAAGCCACCCTTAAGGACTGGAAGAGGGCCATCCGGCTTGGGGGCGTCATGCTCAG AAAGATGATGGACTCTGGCCAGATTGACTTTTACCAGCATGACACCGTTTGCACCAACACCTGCCGCAGCACTAAGTTTGACCTGCTGATCAACAACACTCGCTTCCCCCCCCAGGGCAGTGCCCTGCCCACCTCCACATCCCCTCAAG GGAACGGAAGCCAGGTGGCCACAGCAGAAGAGAGGCAAGAGGAGATAAGTGCTGCCAgtgtggagtggagcccctctgTGGCTGGCGCTGTTACTGCAGCAGCTGATGTCGAGGGCAAGAAGGATGCTGAGGAGATCTCTG AGGAGACGCTGAACTTCTGGAAGGGCATTGCGGACGTGGGGCTGATGGGAGAGGTGGTGTCCAACATCCGCACAGAGCTGCTGGCCCTGCTGCGGGGCGTGCAGCTGCGGAGCGGACAGGCCGCGCTGCAGGAGCCCG ACTCTGTCCCAGATGCTGCCGTGCTCCACAGCCTGGCCCAGATGTTTGGGCTGCTGGACTGTGTGAAGCGAGCCCTGCAGAACCGGAGGAGCCAGGCAGGCCAGAACCAGGAGCTGCTCCACAGCACATTAGTGG AACTGGAGCGCCAGCTGGAGGAGCAGAAGAAGCAGGCGCAGGACTGGCGGCCCCGCTCCCAGCCCAGCGTGGCCCTTGTGCCGCTCGCTGGCTCCTCCAAGCCCCCGGCTCCCAAACGGCCCCGGCTGCAGCGGCCTGCCTCCACCAGCGTGCTCAGCGTGTCCCCTAGCCAGCAGCAGGTGCACCAGATCACCGTGCTCTCCCCCATCACCATGAGCTCCGCAGGCCAGTCATTCAGCATCGCTGGGCTGCCTGTGACCACGCTGGGCCAGCTGCCCGCCGGCACGCAGCTCGTCACCCGCTATGCCATGGGCGCAGGGCACACCAAGGCGGACTCCGTCACCCTCCACCCCTCCTCCAGCCTGACGCTGCTCAGTGCTGCCGCCATGGCCAACCAGGGCCAGCTTGGGCCTGTGGAGATCGTGCACCTGGCTCAGGAGGCAGAGGCGGGCAATGGTGAGGACCAGCAGGGCGGGTCTGCCGATGGGGAGATGGTGGGGGGTGCTCTGCTGGTGCAGGAGGGTGTCGGGGGAGAGGAGGAGGCACAAGCACACACCACTGTCATCGAGATTGACCCGGCGCCAAGCGACCACGCCACGGGGGTGGTGGGTTTGCGGCTGGGTGGCGAGGCTGCTGTGGTAGTCCAGGCCGAGATGGAGGTGATGGATGGGGCTGaggcggaggaggagggtgGAGTGGTACTGCAGGGTGGGATCGAGATTGTGGGTGGGACTGAGGGCAATGAAGAGGGCGGGGTGGTGCTGCAGGGCGGGATGGAAGTGGTGGGTGGAGCCGAGATCGATGAAGAAGGCGAGATGGTGCTGCACGGAGGAATGGCGATGGTGGGTGGGGCGGAGACGGATGCCGGGCTGGTCGTACACGCAGAGATGGAAGAGCTGGAGCATCAGGAGCAGCTGCACAGCGTGGAAATCGTGGTCATTGAGGACGAGGTGGCCAAGTGA